A region of the Pseudomonadota bacterium genome:
GCCTCGCACCCGAACACGACCCACTCGCCGCTGCCGGTGGGCGAGGCGATGGAACGAGGCGCGCTCAAGGAGAGGTTGCGCAGCACCGACGAGAACTGCTGATATGACGCCTGGTAGAGGTCCGGAGGGTACGACAGTCGCATCAGGAAGATGGCCGACACCCCCATGGAATGATCATCGGCCAACAAGGTGACGCTGTTCGTACCCTCCTCCGCCACCTGCCATCCGGGAGGCAGGGAGGCGCTGAAGTACCGTCCCTGCCAGGGCTGCAGCGAGACCTGCGCGGGCGCTTCCTGCACGGGCGCGGCGTAGTCCTGGGAGGGGGAGGACGAGACAGGCTCCTGCGACGAGATGACAAAGCCCCCGCCAGCGCGCGCACCTCCGCCGCCAGGAGCGGGAGCGCCGCGCTCAGACGATTGCGGGGCCTCGACCACGGTGTCTCGCCGGTACGACTCGGCGATTCGCACGAGCACCTTCATGTCGCGCTCGACGGTCTTCGCGGGCGCGTACAGCAGCTTCATGTCGACAAACCCCGGCTGACAAGAGACGCTGATGATGCCGGCCGTGTGAACGCCACCGCACATCCCCTCAACGGAGGCCAGGGCGCCGCCGCGCACGGGGCGATACGACAACAGGTGCAGGTCGCCACCGTCCTCGCGCACGTTCTTGCGTGCCACCTGGAAGAAGCAGTCGAGCCAGTTCTGGGGGGTTCGCTCGACGTTCACCCGCGCGGGGATGATGAGGATGCCGGCCGCCTGGGGCTTCTCCTTCGTGACGGTGAGGAAGCCGTCATCCTTGGTGACCCGCCAGCCCGCGGGAATCTCGAGACGGATGCCCGTGCTCGGGTCGCGGTAGGTGCGATACGCCGCAGGCGCCTTGGCGGGCTTTCCCTTCGCGCCGGCAAGCGCGGGGCGATGCGCCACCGAACAGAGCAGCAGCATGAGAAGGAGCAGCGCGCGACGATTCATGGCGTTCCCCCGTTGACGGCGAAAGACACACCTTCTCAGGCGTCACCCCCACCGAGATGCGTGACCGCGATCCCGCGCACGAGGCACCAGCCCAGCCCGTACAGATACAGGCGAGGACCGCGGCAGACATGGGTTCTGCACGCCACACGCGTATCTCCTGCGCGAGGAACCCACCCCTCGTCTCGAGGCAACCGCTCCGGCAGGCCCTCGAACCGAGACGTGGAATGATCTCACCATGTCGACTTCATCCGACACCGATCGCACCCACAGCCGCCTCGAGGTCGTCGGCCGCGCCTTTCCCCAGCTGACGGCCGATGATTGCGCCGCCCTCATGGCCGCGGCAAAGCGCAGCCGCCACACCGCGGGCGCCGTGCTGCTCGAGCAGGGGTCGCGCCGACAGGCCATCTTCGTGCTCGAGAGCGGCTACGTGAGCGTGCGCCCTTCTCCCCTCGGCCATGCCATCGCCATCGCGCGCCTGGGGCCTGGGAACGTGTTCGGCGAGATGTCCTTCGTCGAGCACGGCGAAGCCAGTGCGAACGTTCTGGCCGAGACCGACGTGGAGGTCGACGTCGTCGAGAGCGACACCCTCATCTCCCTGCTGGACACGGTGCCCGGCCTGTCGGCCCGCTTCTACGCCTCGCTGGCCACCAGCCTGTCGCAGCGGCTGCGCGACGCGAACACGCGCCTGGCGAGCCGCTTCATCGAAGACCTCCCGCAGTTCACCCGCCTGAGCAGCCCGCGCTCGGTCTCCGACGCGGTTCTCGACTCCGAGCTCGTCATCACCCTGTTCGCCTTCAAGCGGGAGATGATGGACATCGATCGCCTGCTGCTCAAGCGCAACCACGACGAGGCCGAGGTCGCTCGACGCGTAGACGCCGCGCTGACCGCCCTCGAGCAGGGGCTCACGCGACAGATCGAGACCGACCCTTCGCTCGCGGCAGACATCGGCGCCCATGTGTTCCGCGAGGCCTTCCCCTTCCTCACCCTGAGCCGCACGTACGATCGCTGCTTCTCGAAGCCACGAGGCTATGCCGGCGACTATCTCACCATCGAGATGATGTACGACGACGTTCCGCAGGGCGATCGACGCCTGGGGCGCCACATCGACCGATGGTTCCTCTCCACGCCGGCCGCGCGAGCCGTGAAGAACCGCCGCCAGCTCGTCTGTGAGACCCTGCGCGATCTGGCGGAGGGCCGCACCAACGACGCCCCGCTGCGGGTCACGAGCCTCGCCTGCGGGCCGGCGCGAGAGCTGTTCGACCTCTATGGGAGCGACAGCGTGCCCCACATCGAAGCCACCTGCATCGACATCGACCGCGACGCCCTCGAGTACGCATCTGAGAAGGCCGTGGCCTTCGGGGTCAGCGACCGCATGCGCTTCGTACGCGACAACGTGGTGCTGCTCTCCCTCGGTCGCGGCCACACCGTGCTTCCGCCGCAAGACGTCATCTACAGCATCGGCCTCACCGACTATCTCACCGACGACCAGGTGGTCGATCTGTGCAGCTGGATGCACGACAACCTC
Encoded here:
- a CDS encoding SAM-dependent methyltransferase; the encoded protein is MSTSSDTDRTHSRLEVVGRAFPQLTADDCAALMAAAKRSRHTAGAVLLEQGSRRQAIFVLESGYVSVRPSPLGHAIAIARLGPGNVFGEMSFVEHGEASANVLAETDVEVDVVESDTLISLLDTVPGLSARFYASLATSLSQRLRDANTRLASRFIEDLPQFTRLSSPRSVSDAVLDSELVITLFAFKREMMDIDRLLLKRNHDEAEVARRVDAALTALEQGLTRQIETDPSLAADIGAHVFREAFPFLTLSRTYDRCFSKPRGYAGDYLTIEMMYDDVPQGDRRLGRHIDRWFLSTPAARAVKNRRQLVCETLRDLAEGRTNDAPLRVTSLACGPARELFDLYGSDSVPHIEATCIDIDRDALEYASEKAVAFGVSDRMRFVRDNVVLLSLGRGHTVLPPQDVIYSIGLTDYLTDDQVVDLCSWMHDNLERGGTAFIGNFAAGQPNRMLMDNLLEWRLIHRTPEEITALFGRSRFGEAPVEVRFEPAGVNLFAFCRKP